A stretch of the Flavobacterium sp. 5 genome encodes the following:
- the mutY gene encoding A/G-specific adenine glycosylase translates to MKFSNTLIDWYLQNKRDLPWRKTTNPYPIWLSEIMLQQTRVAQGMPYFLSFTTTFPTVFDLANAHEEQVLKLWQGLGYYSRARNLHKTAQIVAQEMGGVFPDNYSDLLKLKGIGEYTAAAIASFSYNECVPVVDGNVFRVLSRYFDIKTDIAQASAKKEFAALAFELMPKDNPAQFNQAIMEFGALQCVPKNPDCSICVFNDSCVALEKGIVDQLPVKSKKTKVRNRYFNYIIGIDDKENTLIQKRTAKGIWHNLYEFPLIETEKVEDFEIIAPQIQNLFPDGNKVMSLLEYNSESIIHKLSHQHLHIKFWKASLKGTLEKGIDLKTVKTFPFPIVIHNFIEEKL, encoded by the coding sequence ATGAAATTCTCTAACACGCTAATTGATTGGTACTTGCAGAATAAGCGGGATTTACCATGGCGAAAAACAACCAATCCTTACCCAATTTGGCTCTCAGAAATTATGTTACAACAGACAAGAGTTGCGCAAGGAATGCCTTATTTTTTGTCTTTTACGACAACTTTTCCAACTGTTTTTGATTTAGCAAATGCACATGAAGAACAAGTTTTGAAACTTTGGCAAGGATTAGGGTATTATTCCCGTGCTCGAAATTTGCATAAAACGGCGCAAATTGTAGCTCAAGAAATGGGAGGTGTTTTCCCAGATAATTATTCAGATCTGTTAAAACTAAAAGGAATTGGCGAATATACTGCGGCAGCTATAGCTTCGTTCTCTTATAATGAATGCGTTCCCGTTGTCGATGGAAATGTATTTCGAGTACTTTCACGTTATTTTGATATAAAAACTGATATTGCTCAAGCCAGCGCCAAGAAAGAATTTGCTGCTTTAGCTTTTGAGCTCATGCCAAAAGACAATCCGGCACAATTCAATCAGGCTATAATGGAATTTGGTGCGCTACAATGTGTTCCCAAAAATCCAGATTGCAGTATTTGTGTTTTTAATGATAGTTGTGTTGCTTTGGAAAAAGGAATTGTTGATCAGTTACCAGTGAAGTCTAAGAAGACAAAAGTTCGAAATCGCTACTTTAATTATATAATAGGTATAGACGATAAGGAAAACACCTTAATCCAAAAGCGTACAGCCAAAGGAATCTGGCATAATTTATATGAATTTCCTTTGATAGAGACGGAGAAAGTAGAAGATTTTGAGATAATTGCTCCCCAGATTCAGAATTTATTTCCTGATGGAAATAAAGTTATGAGCTTGCTAGAATATAATTCCGAAAGTATAATTCATAAACTTTCGCACCAACATTTGCATATCAAGTTTTGGAAAGCGAGTTTAAAAGGAACTCTTGAAAAGGGAATTGATCTCAAGACCGTCAAAACATTTCCGTTTCCAATAGTAATTCATAATTTTATTGAAGAGAAATTATAA
- a CDS encoding gliding motility-associated protein GldE yields MDPEPSLEIASQVDFTLIFGFIGIIILLFFSAIVSGAEVALFSLSQKDLEDSLLENNSKGKIIARLLEKPKKLLATLLVANNFINIGVVILFSFVGKDIFAAINSPVLKFIIEVILVTFLLLLFGEVLPKVYASRNNVKFAQLIAYPVSGLDKVLSPVSIPMRSVTLFLQNKLGKQKTNFSVDQLSQALELTATDETSTDEQKLLEGIVSFGNTDTKQVMSPRIDVFALEITESFASIYPKIIEKGFSRIPVYRDNIDQIEGVLFVKDLLPYINDVEFDWITLLREPFFVPENKKLDNLLKDFQSMKSHLAVVVDEYGGTSGLVSLEDVIEEIVGDISDEFDDAPVNFSQIDDRNYIFEGKINLKDFYRIIDVDEDLFEEKKGEAETLAGFILELLGNFPKKGQKIVFENCTFVIESVDQKRVKQIKVTIE; encoded by the coding sequence TTGGACCCAGAGCCCAGTTTAGAGATTGCTTCTCAAGTTGATTTTACTTTAATATTCGGTTTTATCGGAATTATTATTTTGTTGTTTTTTTCCGCAATAGTTTCAGGCGCCGAAGTAGCTTTGTTTTCCTTATCACAAAAAGATTTAGAAGATTCTCTTTTAGAAAATAATTCAAAAGGAAAAATTATAGCAAGGCTTTTAGAAAAACCAAAAAAACTTTTAGCAACATTACTTGTCGCTAATAATTTCATTAATATCGGCGTGGTAATTTTATTCTCTTTTGTTGGGAAAGATATTTTTGCAGCCATAAATTCTCCTGTTTTAAAATTCATAATCGAAGTGATTTTAGTGACTTTTCTATTATTACTTTTTGGTGAAGTTTTACCAAAAGTATATGCCAGCAGAAACAATGTGAAATTTGCTCAATTGATTGCCTATCCTGTTTCTGGATTAGATAAGGTTTTATCGCCTGTAAGTATACCTATGCGTTCTGTTACATTATTTTTGCAAAATAAATTGGGTAAACAAAAAACAAATTTCTCTGTAGATCAGCTTTCACAGGCTTTGGAATTAACTGCTACAGATGAAACTTCAACCGATGAACAAAAGTTATTGGAAGGAATTGTTTCTTTCGGTAATACTGATACTAAACAAGTAATGAGTCCGAGAATTGATGTTTTTGCTTTGGAAATTACGGAGTCTTTTGCGTCAATTTACCCTAAAATTATTGAAAAAGGATTTTCGAGAATTCCTGTATATCGCGATAATATAGATCAAATTGAAGGCGTTTTGTTTGTTAAAGATTTACTTCCTTATATTAATGATGTAGAATTTGATTGGATAACTTTATTAAGAGAGCCCTTTTTTGTTCCAGAAAATAAAAAATTAGATAATTTGCTCAAAGATTTTCAAAGTATGAAAAGCCATTTGGCAGTTGTTGTTGATGAATACGGAGGAACATCTGGATTGGTTTCATTGGAAGATGTTATAGAAGAGATAGTTGGTGATATAAGTGATGAATTTGATGATGCGCCTGTTAATTTTTCTCAAATTGATGATAGAAATTATATTTTTGAAGGTAAAATAAATCTAAAAGATTTCTATAGAATTATTGATGTTGATGAAGATTTATTCGAGGAGAAAAAAGGCGAAGCTGAAACGTTAGCAGGATTTATTTTGGAGCTGTTGGGTAATTTCCCTAAAAAAGGGCAGAAAATAGTTTTTGAAAACTGTACGTTTGTCATCGAATCTGTAGATCAAAAACGTGTCAAACAAATTAAAGTAACGATTGAATAA
- a CDS encoding pitrilysin family protein: MLGNAITLGGVASAQKVAFEEYDLDNGLHVILHHDASAPVVITSVMYHVGAKDETPDRTGFAHFFEHLLFEGTQNIKRGEWFKIVTSNGGSNNANTSDDRTYYYEIFPSNNLELGLWMESERLMHPIINQIGVDTQNEVVKEEKRTSYDNRPYGNILAAVKQHMFKNHPYRWTTIGSMEHIDAATLEEFQAFNKKFYLPNNAVLVVAGDFEKKQAKEWIQKYFEHIPKGEVSPKKIYTEEPITQTIKATYEDPNIQIPMLVASYRTPSMKSRDARVLDLISSYLSDGKSSKLYKKVVDDKKMALQIGAVGFSQEDYGMYILYGLPMGDFTTSDLLKEIDEEIVKIQTELISENDYQKLQNKFDNTFINSNSTIEGIANNLATYYLLYKDINLINTEIELYHSITREEIREVAQKYLNPNQRLLLDYLPTKAHN; encoded by the coding sequence ATGTTAGGTAACGCAATAACGTTAGGAGGAGTTGCTTCGGCTCAAAAAGTAGCTTTCGAAGAATACGATTTAGATAATGGACTACATGTTATTTTACACCATGATGCTTCGGCTCCTGTTGTAATCACTTCGGTTATGTATCACGTGGGTGCCAAAGACGAAACTCCGGACCGCACTGGTTTTGCTCATTTTTTTGAACATTTATTATTTGAAGGCACACAAAACATAAAAAGAGGTGAATGGTTTAAAATTGTCACTTCAAATGGAGGTTCCAATAATGCCAACACTTCAGACGACAGAACCTATTATTATGAGATATTCCCTTCCAATAACCTGGAATTGGGTCTTTGGATGGAATCCGAGAGATTAATGCACCCAATAATTAACCAAATTGGAGTCGACACTCAAAATGAGGTTGTAAAGGAAGAAAAAAGAACAAGCTACGACAACCGCCCTTACGGCAACATACTAGCTGCAGTAAAACAACATATGTTCAAAAATCACCCTTATCGATGGACAACCATCGGTTCTATGGAACATATAGACGCTGCTACTTTGGAAGAATTTCAAGCCTTCAACAAAAAGTTTTATTTACCTAATAATGCTGTTTTGGTAGTTGCAGGTGATTTTGAAAAAAAACAAGCCAAAGAATGGATTCAAAAATATTTTGAACATATTCCAAAGGGAGAAGTAAGTCCTAAAAAAATATACACAGAAGAACCTATTACACAAACCATCAAAGCAACTTACGAAGACCCAAACATTCAAATACCAATGTTGGTTGCTAGTTATCGAACCCCTTCTATGAAAAGCAGAGATGCAAGAGTATTAGATTTAATTTCTTCTTATCTTAGTGATGGAAAAAGTTCTAAACTCTATAAAAAAGTGGTTGATGATAAAAAAATGGCATTACAAATTGGAGCTGTAGGTTTTAGTCAAGAAGATTATGGCATGTACATTTTATACGGCTTGCCAATGGGAGATTTTACTACTTCTGACTTATTAAAGGAGATCGACGAAGAGATAGTAAAAATTCAAACTGAGTTAATTTCTGAAAATGATTATCAAAAATTACAAAACAAATTTGATAACACCTTTATAAATAGCAATTCCACAATAGAAGGAATCGCTAATAATCTTGCTACCTATTATCTGCTATATAAAGATATAAATCTAATTAATACCGAAATCGAACTGTATCATTCTATAACTCGCGAAGAAATAAGAGAGGTTGCCCAAAAATACCTAAATCCAAATCAACGTTTGCTTTTGGACTATTTACCCACAAAAGCACACAATTAA
- a CDS encoding single-stranded DNA-binding protein, protein MNGSLNKVMLIGHLGEDVKMHYFEGGNCIGRFQLATNEVYINKTTNEKIVSTEWHNLVVRNKAAEICEKYLSKGDKIYVEGRIKSRQWQAEDGSTKHTMEIQVTEFTFLTTKKDAESNKILNSSESTKNTNFDPQNNDLPINDLPF, encoded by the coding sequence ATGAATGGATCATTAAACAAAGTGATGCTTATAGGTCATCTTGGCGAGGATGTTAAGATGCATTATTTCGAAGGAGGAAACTGCATTGGGAGATTTCAATTGGCTACAAATGAAGTTTATATCAATAAAACGACTAACGAAAAAATTGTTTCTACAGAATGGCATAATTTGGTAGTGCGTAATAAAGCCGCCGAAATTTGTGAAAAGTATCTTTCAAAAGGAGATAAGATATATGTGGAAGGGCGTATTAAATCAAGACAATGGCAAGCAGAAGATGGTTCAACAAAGCATACTATGGAAATCCAAGTAACCGAGTTTACTTTTTTGACTACCAAAAAAGATGCGGAAAGTAATAAGATATTAAATTCTTCGGAATCCACAAAAAACACTAACTTTGACCCTCAAAATAACGACTTGCCAATCAATGACTTGCCGTTTTAA
- a CDS encoding pitrilysin family protein, which produces MSEQDRTQPKSGKSPIINIKKPQTFILSNGMKVLVVENHKLPRVTFNLTLDNALFAEGNIKGVDELTSNLIGNGSKKISKTAFNEEIDFYGADIHFSSHGATANSLSKYSGRILELLAEGALHPNFTQEEFDKEKAKLIEGMKAEEKSVPTIANRVVDVLTFGKNHPSGEFMTEATLNNITLADIETNYHDYFVPENAYLVIVGDVKYNNVKVAVEKLFGTWEKRSIPKTSYNAPENVSKLQINLVDVPNAVQSEITLVNTVNLKMNDPDFFPVVIANQILGGDFNSYLNMNLREKNGWTYGARSSIGAGKYTTKFYAKSAVRNAVTHSAVVEFIKEIKRIRTEKVTEEVLKTVKAGYIGRFVMQVEKPQSVARYALNTETEKLPIDFYEKYIQTINAVTTDDVLRVANKYFLIDNIRIVVVGKESEIASGLETLEIPMFYFDKYGTPLEKHV; this is translated from the coding sequence ATGTCAGAACAAGATCGCACGCAACCCAAATCTGGAAAATCACCTATAATTAATATAAAAAAACCGCAAACTTTTATTCTGTCTAACGGAATGAAAGTATTAGTGGTCGAAAATCATAAATTACCTCGAGTTACTTTCAATCTAACTCTGGACAATGCACTATTCGCTGAAGGCAATATAAAAGGAGTCGATGAATTGACCAGTAATTTAATTGGAAATGGGAGCAAAAAAATATCAAAAACTGCTTTCAACGAAGAAATAGATTTTTATGGAGCCGATATTCATTTTAGTTCTCACGGAGCAACAGCAAATTCACTTTCAAAATACAGCGGAAGAATCCTTGAATTATTAGCTGAAGGAGCATTACATCCTAATTTTACTCAAGAAGAATTTGACAAAGAAAAAGCTAAATTAATTGAAGGCATGAAAGCCGAGGAAAAAAGCGTTCCGACGATTGCTAATCGAGTGGTCGATGTTTTGACTTTTGGAAAAAACCACCCTTCTGGTGAGTTTATGACAGAGGCAACATTAAACAACATCACCCTCGCAGATATTGAAACCAATTACCATGATTACTTCGTTCCCGAAAATGCGTATTTAGTAATTGTGGGCGATGTAAAATACAACAATGTAAAAGTAGCTGTAGAAAAATTATTTGGGACTTGGGAAAAACGATCCATCCCAAAAACATCATACAACGCACCTGAAAATGTTTCGAAACTACAAATCAATTTAGTAGATGTTCCGAATGCTGTTCAATCTGAAATCACTTTGGTCAACACCGTGAATTTAAAAATGAATGATCCTGACTTTTTCCCAGTAGTAATTGCCAACCAGATTCTAGGTGGCGATTTCAATAGTTATTTAAACATGAATTTACGTGAAAAAAACGGCTGGACTTATGGTGCCCGTTCTAGTATTGGAGCTGGAAAATACACTACAAAATTCTACGCAAAATCTGCCGTAAGAAACGCAGTTACCCATAGTGCTGTTGTTGAATTCATCAAAGAAATAAAACGAATAAGAACCGAAAAAGTAACTGAAGAAGTATTAAAAACTGTCAAAGCAGGCTATATCGGAAGATTTGTGATGCAGGTAGAAAAACCACAATCCGTAGCCCGATATGCATTAAACACAGAGACCGAAAAACTCCCTATTGATTTTTATGAAAAATACATTCAAACTATCAATGCAGTAACTACAGATGATGTCTTGCGAGTAGCCAACAAATATTTCTTGATAGATAACATCAGAATCGTAGTTGTAGGGAAAGAATCTGAAATTGCATCTGGATTAGAAACATTAGAAATTCCGATGTTTTATTTTGACAAATATGGAACTCCATTGGAGAAACATGTTTAG
- a CDS encoding tetratricopeptide repeat protein: MKKIFLLLSLHFGMLTFAQINPETIKKNQEAIIEEFVTNCAEKHSYTYEMSEWQHCLDTGLKKDSTISYLWQQKAMPYFKARKYEIGMVYLDKAVELNPEKHQAYRAFIKCIFVKTYKESILDFEDCIKKFGNNYVMDHTYNFYIGLCYLQLNEFSKAEKLFKDYNDDIFRNRQGLEHPTALFYYGVSKYELKKWEEAIIVFDKALKLYPNLSDAKFYKVICLVRLDKKEEAKKLYEEAKQDGKSGYTINEDNVVYETYPYQVRWKS; this comes from the coding sequence TTGAAAAAAATCTTCCTCTTACTAAGTCTTCATTTTGGAATGTTGACATTTGCACAAATTAATCCTGAAACAATTAAGAAAAATCAAGAAGCTATAATAGAAGAATTCGTTACCAATTGTGCCGAAAAGCACAGTTACACTTATGAAATGTCAGAATGGCAACATTGTCTAGATACCGGTTTAAAAAAAGACAGTACGATATCTTACTTATGGCAACAAAAAGCAATGCCTTATTTTAAAGCCAGAAAATATGAAATTGGTATGGTGTATTTAGATAAAGCTGTAGAATTAAATCCTGAAAAACATCAAGCATACCGAGCTTTTATTAAATGTATTTTTGTTAAAACCTATAAAGAATCCATTTTAGATTTTGAGGATTGTATTAAAAAGTTTGGAAATAATTATGTAATGGATCATACCTATAATTTTTATATTGGGTTGTGTTATTTGCAACTCAATGAATTTTCTAAAGCCGAAAAACTTTTTAAAGATTATAATGATGATATTTTCAGAAACCGACAAGGATTAGAACATCCTACGGCTTTATTTTATTATGGAGTTTCAAAATATGAACTAAAAAAGTGGGAAGAAGCTATTATTGTTTTTGATAAAGCATTAAAACTATATCCTAATTTATCGGATGCGAAATTTTATAAAGTGATTTGTTTAGTTCGTTTGGATAAAAAAGAAGAAGCTAAAAAATTATATGAAGAAGCAAAACAAGACGGGAAATCGGGTTATACTATTAATGAAGATAATGTTGTTTATGAAACTTATCCTTATCAAGTGCGGTGGAAGTCTTAA
- a CDS encoding heavy-metal-associated domain-containing protein, with amino-acid sequence MNFTKSIAIMALSSLSLVSCKDNKTEVKTETASTETTAPKVKKEIAAANLQTASFTIEGMTCAIGCAATIQKELTALDGVQTAKVDFDKKLATVTFDKTIQTPESLTKIVQATGDGKTYKVSNMKS; translated from the coding sequence ATGAATTTCACAAAATCAATCGCAATTATGGCACTTTCCAGCTTATCGTTAGTGAGTTGCAAAGACAACAAAACTGAAGTAAAAACTGAAACAGCTTCAACAGAAACTACTGCTCCAAAAGTTAAAAAAGAAATTGCAGCTGCAAACCTTCAAACTGCAAGCTTCACTATCGAAGGAATGACTTGCGCCATAGGTTGTGCAGCAACAATTCAAAAAGAATTAACAGCTTTAGACGGAGTACAAACCGCCAAAGTAGATTTTGACAAAAAACTGGCTACTGTAACATTTGACAAAACAATTCAAACTCCAGAAAGTTTAACTAAAATTGTTCAAGCTACAGGAGACGGAAAAACATATAAAGTGAGTAATATGAAGTCTTAA
- the gldD gene encoding gliding motility lipoprotein GldD, with protein sequence MLKKITVLVVFFAFFLSVVGCKNDVLPKPSSYLRLDYPEAEYIGFKSNCPFEFDVNSKAIVKEDKGCGYSITYPKMKATIYITYKSVNGNINKLLRDAQKLTYEHVIKADDILEQPFINPDKKVYGMFYQVDGNAATNSQFYATDSVKHFVTGSVYFYTKPNFDSIMPAASYVKNDMQRLMETLKWK encoded by the coding sequence ATGCTTAAAAAAATTACCGTTCTAGTTGTGTTTTTTGCATTCTTCTTATCTGTAGTAGGGTGTAAAAATGATGTTTTACCTAAACCTTCCAGTTATTTGCGACTAGATTATCCAGAAGCCGAATATATTGGTTTTAAAAGTAATTGTCCATTTGAATTTGATGTGAACTCCAAAGCGATTGTAAAAGAAGATAAAGGTTGCGGATATTCAATTACGTATCCAAAGATGAAAGCGACAATATATATTACATACAAATCAGTAAATGGAAATATAAATAAGTTGTTAAGAGATGCTCAAAAATTGACATATGAGCATGTTATAAAAGCGGATGATATATTGGAACAGCCATTTATAAACCCAGATAAAAAAGTATATGGGATGTTTTATCAGGTAGACGGAAATGCGGCAACCAACTCTCAATTTTACGCTACTGATAGCGTTAAACATTTTGTTACTGGTTCAGTTTATTTTTATACTAAGCCTAATTTTGATTCTATTATGCCAGCAGCAAGTTATGTGAAAAATGATATGCAGCGTTTGATGGAAACTTTGAAGTGGAAATAG
- a CDS encoding DMT family transporter: protein MVSKQLKWMYLFILSLIWGSSFILIKKGLVGLTAFQLGSLRIIFAALFLFLIGFKSLFKIQRHQWKFIALTSLFGTFIPAYFFAIAETQIDSSITAILNSLTPLNALIIGATFFGITFHKNQIWGVIVGLVGCLLLVFNGAVNHPEQNYYFAILVLIASICYAINVNLIKRYLSDLTSLSITTGNFLILLFPALVILFFTDFFEVVHVEKVQHSLWFILILGIVGTGIANVIFFKLIQISSPVFATSVTYLIPVVAIFWGLLDNEVLTSVQCIGAFIILIGVYLSAKK, encoded by the coding sequence ATGGTGTCAAAGCAGCTGAAGTGGATGTATTTGTTTATTCTTTCTTTAATTTGGGGGAGTTCATTTATATTGATAAAAAAAGGATTAGTTGGATTAACCGCTTTTCAATTGGGTTCTTTACGAATTATTTTTGCGGCACTTTTTCTGTTTTTAATTGGTTTTAAAAGTTTGTTTAAAATCCAAAGACACCAATGGAAATTTATTGCATTGACTTCTCTGTTTGGGACTTTTATTCCAGCCTATTTTTTCGCAATTGCCGAAACTCAAATTGATAGTTCTATAACTGCTATTTTAAATTCTTTAACGCCTTTAAATGCTCTGATAATTGGTGCTACTTTTTTTGGAATTACTTTTCATAAAAATCAAATATGGGGAGTAATCGTAGGGCTTGTTGGATGTTTGCTTTTAGTATTTAATGGTGCTGTCAATCATCCGGAACAAAATTATTATTTTGCTATTTTAGTTTTGATTGCCTCTATTTGTTATGCGATAAACGTTAATCTGATTAAAAGATATTTGTCAGATTTGACTTCCTTGAGTATTACTACAGGCAATTTTTTAATATTACTTTTTCCTGCTTTGGTGATTTTGTTTTTTACCGATTTTTTTGAAGTTGTTCACGTCGAAAAAGTACAGCATTCACTTTGGTTCATATTAATTTTAGGAATCGTAGGAACTGGAATTGCGAATGTGATTTTCTTTAAACTCATCCAAATTTCATCACCAGTTTTTGCAACATCGGTTACGTATTTGATTCCTGTCGTCGCTATTTTTTGGGGATTATTGGATAATGAAGTGCTAACTTCTGTTCAGTGTATTGGTGCTTTTATTATCTTAATTGGCGTTTATTTATCGGCCAAGAAATAG
- a CDS encoding HU family DNA-binding protein — MTKADIVAKISEKLGLEKGDVQATVETFMNEVKNSLETGDNVYLRGFGSFIVKTRAEKTGRNISKNTTIKIPAHNIPAFKPAKVFVEGVKVNNEAK, encoded by the coding sequence ATGACGAAAGCAGATATCGTAGCGAAGATTTCAGAAAAATTAGGTCTTGAAAAAGGTGATGTTCAAGCAACTGTAGAGACTTTTATGAACGAAGTTAAAAATTCACTTGAAACTGGTGACAATGTTTACCTAAGAGGTTTCGGTAGTTTTATCGTTAAAACAAGAGCTGAAAAAACTGGAAGAAATATTTCCAAAAATACCACTATCAAAATTCCAGCACACAACATTCCAGCTTTTAAACCTGCAAAAGTTTTTGTTGAAGGGGTTAAAGTAAACAACGAAGCAAAATAA